The Sediminicola sp. YIK13 genomic sequence CAACCTCATTTAATTCACTGAATACCTTAAAGCGCTTAATTATTGGGGTTACCTTAATATCTTGAAGATAGGGTTTGTCTAAAAATTCGGAAAACCTCTTCTCTGAAAGTTTAATTAAAAATAGCATCTGATCTTGCTGCATGCCTTCGGTTGTGGATAAAATTGCCGTGGAAAGTTCCAACATATGAACCGCGAAAATTTCAGATCCATATTTTTTAGCAATAGACGCCGCTACTTTCAGGGCATATTCCGATTGTTCAGAAAAATCAACAGGTACGATAATTTTTTTCATGATTTCAGATTTTGAGATTTATTAATATCATTAAATAGTCATTGAAAACAAACGTGTATCAGGAGCCTTCCTGTGCAACAATATATCAAAGGCCATACTAATATTTCTAATGAATGGTCGGCCTTCTTCTGTTACTCTTAAAACATTCCTCCCTATTTCCACCAGCCCGTCTGATTCCATTTCTTCCAATCGCTCCAACACCTCTAAAAGTTCCGGGAAATATTCCTCCTGACCATACCATGAGGTTTCAAAGCGACACATTAAATTTAAAATGTGTTTTCTTATTATTTGTTCTTCTTCAGTTAATATATGACCTCTGTACACGGGAATGATATTATTGTCAATGAGATGATAATACTCTTCCAAGCCCTTTACATTTTGTGCAAATCCATACCAGCTATCACTGATACTTGAAACTCCCAGCCCCACCATCAATTGAGTCTTGGATGCGGTGTACCCCATGAAATTGCGATGTAACTCTGAAGATTCCATGGACTTAAAGAGCGCATCGGTAGGCAACGCAAAATGATCCATTCCAATTTCTTTATAGCCTACTTTTGAAAGCATCAGCTTCCCCTTTTCATATTGTTCTCGTTTATCATCAGCTGAAGGCAAATCTGCATCATTATAACCACGTTGTCCATTTCCTTTCAACCAGGGAACATGTGCATAGCTATAGAATGCCAAACGATCGGGCATCAATTCTTTGGTCTTTAAAATGGTCTGTTCTACATGCTCCAGGGTCTGAAATGGTAATCCGAAAATGATGTCATGCCCTACAGAAGTATATCCTATTTCCCTGGCATATTCCGTGACCCGCTTTACATTTTCAAAAGGCTGGACCCTATTAATGGCCTTCTGTACCGTTTCATTATAATCCTGAACACCAAAGCTTACCCTTCTAAATCCAAGATGGTATAGCGTTTCCAAGTGCTTTTTAGTGGTGTTGTTGGGATGACCTTCAAAACTGAACTCAAAACCTTCGTCCTTGGTTGCGGTCTTAAAAATCCCTTCAATCAATATCTTGAGGTTTTCAGGCGAAAAAAAAGTGGGGGTTCCCCCTCCCAAATGCAGTTCTTTGATCCTAGGTCTGGAAGAAAACAAATTACAATACAACCACCATTCCTTAAGCACTGCCTGTATATACGGACCTTCCTTATCATGTCGCTTGGTTATTCGCTTATGACATCCACAAAAGGTGCACATCTGCTCGCAAAAGGGCAAATGAATGTACAGGCTTATCCCCTCCTCTACATTGCTCTCTTCAAAACTTTGGATTAAGGTTTGTTGCCATATTTTACCTGAAAATGAGTCCATATTCCAGTAGGGAACGGTAGGATAACTGGTATATCTGGGTCCTGCAATATTATACTTCTGAACTAATGTTGTCATATTTGGCACTTAATTAGTTTCAAAAGTAAAGGCACTACCGGAAAGAATATATGATATCTATCATATTTAAGGCAGATGTTCGCCCATACCTCTAATAGGTATCCTTTATCCAGTTATAGGGCGGCCGTTTGATCCATAACCCCCTTGTAAAATCTGGGAAATTTTGTGGTGCGCCATTATTTTCAATGGATACTTCCGATAAGGGGGTAATGGCACTCCAAGCTGCCGCATCATAGGCGTCCAGCGGCGGGGCTATATTTAATTTTGCCGATTCAACAAAGGAATTCAGCACAAAGAAATCCATTCCCCCATGTCCAGATCCTTCCGCATATTCTCCATATTTCTTCCAAAGGGGATGATCGTATTCCTTAAGCCAGGCATCGGCAACATCCCATCTGTGGGGTTCCGATTTACCTTCTATGTAAATCCTATTTCCGTCTACCTCCCAGAGGCCGTTAGCCCCTTGTACCCTAAATCCCAAAGAGTAGGGTCTTGGCAGGTTACAATCGTGGGTCACAATGATGGTTTCTCCATTAGCCGTCTCAATCGTAGAGGTAATGACATCACCCTGCTTAAATTTAACTTTGGCATTGGGATGGTCTTCCCCACCTTGTTTTACAATATGGTTGTGCAGGCCTATTCCTTTACTGGAGCTTGAAGTCATAGAAACAAACCTATTGCCCCTGTTGATATCGGCCATAACAGCAATGGGCCCAACTCCGTGGGTGGGATATACATCCGCATTTCGCTTTACTGAATGTTCTGTTCGCCAACGGGCTTCGGAATATCCCTTTTCACCAAACTCGACTCCCCCTCCGTACGGCTGACTCCCATTATTAAATTTCACTTCCCTCAAATCGTGTTGATACCCACATCTAAAATGTACCAGTTCCCCAAATATATTTTGCCGGACCATATTAAGAATGGCCATTACATCCCTTCTATAATTCACATTTTCCAATATCATCATATGGGTGCCAGTGCGCTCGTGGGTATTTACCAAGTCCCAACATTCCTCTAGAGTATTCGCTGCAGAAACCTCAACCCCGGCATATTTACCGGCTTCCATGGCGTCAACTGTCATTCTCGTATGCCACAACCATGGCGTTGCTATAATAACCGCATCCACTTCTTTTAATTCCAAGAGGTTCCGGTAATCATGATCGTTGCTCCCATAGGTTTTAGGTGCCTTTTTACCCGCCTTGATCATCTTTTTCTTGGCTTCTTCAATCCTACTGGCATCAATATCGCAGATGGCTGTAACATTTACATCCTTGCGCAAAAGAAGATTACTGAGATGGTTATTTCCCCTCTCCCCTACGCCTATAAGTCCAACATTTAACTTTTGAGATTCAAAATTTCCAAAAAACCTGAGAGAAATACTTGGTGTCACCAGAATTCCCGCTCCCAATACACTCGTTTTTTTAATAAACTTTCTTCTAGTGGTCATCAATTAAAATAAGTTGGTTATTGGTGGATTAAATTAAACATTTTGAAATTATATATGAAGCCTCTGCTTTTTAAAAATGGAATTCCTATCAAAAATCTTATTTTTACTACTGATGCAAAAAAGGATGACACT encodes the following:
- the hemN gene encoding oxygen-independent coproporphyrinogen III oxidase translates to MTTLVQKYNIAGPRYTSYPTVPYWNMDSFSGKIWQQTLIQSFEESNVEEGISLYIHLPFCEQMCTFCGCHKRITKRHDKEGPYIQAVLKEWWLYCNLFSSRPRIKELHLGGGTPTFFSPENLKILIEGIFKTATKDEGFEFSFEGHPNNTTKKHLETLYHLGFRRVSFGVQDYNETVQKAINRVQPFENVKRVTEYAREIGYTSVGHDIIFGLPFQTLEHVEQTILKTKELMPDRLAFYSYAHVPWLKGNGQRGYNDADLPSADDKREQYEKGKLMLSKVGYKEIGMDHFALPTDALFKSMESSELHRNFMGYTASKTQLMVGLGVSSISDSWYGFAQNVKGLEEYYHLIDNNIIPVYRGHILTEEEQIIRKHILNLMCRFETSWYGQEEYFPELLEVLERLEEMESDGLVEIGRNVLRVTEEGRPFIRNISMAFDILLHRKAPDTRLFSMTI
- a CDS encoding Gfo/Idh/MocA family protein, which produces MTTRRKFIKKTSVLGAGILVTPSISLRFFGNFESQKLNVGLIGVGERGNNHLSNLLLRKDVNVTAICDIDASRIEEAKKKMIKAGKKAPKTYGSNDHDYRNLLELKEVDAVIIATPWLWHTRMTVDAMEAGKYAGVEVSAANTLEECWDLVNTHERTGTHMMILENVNYRRDVMAILNMVRQNIFGELVHFRCGYQHDLREVKFNNGSQPYGGGVEFGEKGYSEARWRTEHSVKRNADVYPTHGVGPIAVMADINRGNRFVSMTSSSSKGIGLHNHIVKQGGEDHPNAKVKFKQGDVITSTIETANGETIIVTHDCNLPRPYSLGFRVQGANGLWEVDGNRIYIEGKSEPHRWDVADAWLKEYDHPLWKKYGEYAEGSGHGGMDFFVLNSFVESAKLNIAPPLDAYDAAAWSAITPLSEVSIENNGAPQNFPDFTRGLWIKRPPYNWIKDTY